The Myxococcota bacterium genome contains a region encoding:
- the fdhF gene encoding formate dehydrogenase subunit alpha → MLRLVVNGEPRQVEPGVTLLTALERAGVHVPHLCHDPRLAPVGACRLCVVELRGASRPVAACTTPVVDGMEIETHTPALEHERSTLLRLLAWSYPSDAPVGDNAFLAEVRAHGLEGELKGRTDPDRSDEAHPYIRVDMSRCIYCYRCERICNDLQGQFTWRVWNRGADTRIRPDSGTTLLESSCVSCGACADSCPSGALVDHTLLELGAASTWTRTTCPYCGVGCEMNVGTRNGRLVQVRPVLDAPVNKGHLCVKGRYAFRFGEAADRITTPMIREGDSWRPVTWDEAVQHVADRLKQLRATYGPDSIGVLGSARATNEENYLAQKFARAVVGTNNVDSCARVCHAPSAAALRSMLGTGASTNSFDDIELARTLVVFGSNATENHPVVGARIRQAARRGARLIVVDPRRTELAEIADIHLRLRAGTDIPLLHALAWTLLHEHLVDADFLAARVDGLEEFESFVAPWTPERTAEECGADADLIRRAARMYATEKPSMCFHGLGLTEHVQGTDTVMALVNLALLTGNVGRPGTGLNPLRGQNNVQGAAHMGCDPRHLAGYAPIESGRAQVEAVWGAPIPSSQGLDLMEMMDAARAGRLKALYAIGYDVLLTNPNANETLEALSQLDLLVVQDMFLSETARQVGTVFLPAASSFEKDGTFMNSERRIQRVRRALPPPEGARADWQILCALAAAIGRPHGFTFASAEEIWEEVRRVWKAGAGISYQRIERGGLQWPCPSEDHPGTQILHQGTFASGARAALRRVEYRGAAERPTAQYPFVLVTGRRLYQFNAGTMTGRTLNIVLQPRDELAIAPEDADRLGLQSGDRVVVRSQDGEATISIRVTDEVSPGEVFATFQSGEVFLNRVTSSQRDSVTHTPEYKRTAVDLRRASG, encoded by the coding sequence ATGCTTCGCCTCGTCGTGAATGGGGAGCCCCGGCAAGTCGAGCCAGGCGTCACGCTCCTGACCGCACTCGAGCGTGCGGGAGTTCATGTGCCCCACCTCTGCCACGACCCGCGGTTGGCTCCAGTCGGCGCCTGTCGTCTGTGTGTCGTGGAGTTGCGAGGAGCGTCTCGACCTGTCGCCGCCTGCACGACGCCCGTCGTCGACGGAATGGAGATCGAGACCCACACGCCCGCGCTGGAGCACGAGCGATCGACGCTGCTGCGCCTGCTCGCATGGAGCTACCCGTCGGACGCCCCGGTAGGCGACAACGCGTTCCTGGCCGAGGTTCGCGCCCATGGCCTCGAGGGCGAGCTCAAAGGCCGAACGGACCCGGATCGTTCGGACGAGGCACACCCCTACATCCGGGTGGACATGTCGCGGTGCATCTATTGCTACCGCTGCGAACGGATTTGCAACGACCTGCAGGGCCAGTTCACCTGGCGCGTGTGGAACCGCGGCGCCGACACCCGGATTCGTCCTGACTCGGGCACCACACTCCTCGAGAGCTCGTGCGTGAGCTGCGGAGCATGCGCCGACAGCTGTCCCTCGGGGGCGCTCGTCGACCACACGCTGCTCGAGCTCGGCGCCGCTTCGACGTGGACCCGGACGACCTGCCCCTACTGCGGCGTCGGGTGCGAGATGAACGTCGGAACGCGGAACGGCCGGTTGGTCCAGGTGCGTCCCGTTCTCGACGCGCCGGTGAACAAGGGCCACCTGTGCGTGAAGGGACGATACGCGTTCCGGTTCGGTGAAGCGGCGGATCGCATCACCACGCCGATGATTCGCGAGGGTGACTCGTGGCGCCCGGTGACGTGGGACGAGGCCGTTCAGCACGTCGCCGACCGGTTGAAGCAGCTCCGCGCGACGTATGGCCCCGATTCCATCGGCGTGCTCGGATCCGCACGGGCCACGAACGAGGAGAACTACCTCGCGCAGAAGTTCGCGCGGGCGGTCGTCGGAACCAACAACGTGGACTCCTGTGCTCGCGTCTGTCACGCGCCGAGCGCGGCGGCGCTCCGCTCCATGCTGGGTACCGGCGCCTCCACCAATTCCTTCGACGACATCGAGCTCGCCCGAACACTCGTGGTGTTCGGGTCGAATGCCACCGAGAACCACCCCGTCGTGGGCGCCCGAATCCGACAAGCGGCGCGGCGCGGCGCCCGTCTGATCGTCGTCGACCCTCGCCGCACCGAGCTGGCGGAGATCGCGGACATTCACCTTCGACTCAGGGCCGGAACCGACATTCCGTTGCTCCACGCCCTGGCCTGGACCCTGCTCCACGAGCATCTCGTCGATGCGGACTTCCTCGCCGCCCGAGTCGACGGACTCGAGGAATTCGAGAGCTTCGTTGCTCCCTGGACTCCGGAGCGCACGGCCGAGGAGTGCGGGGCCGATGCGGATCTCATCCGCCGCGCTGCCCGGATGTACGCCACCGAAAAGCCGTCGATGTGCTTTCACGGGCTTGGTCTGACGGAGCACGTCCAGGGAACCGACACGGTGATGGCTCTCGTCAATCTGGCACTCCTCACGGGAAACGTCGGGCGGCCCGGAACTGGCTTGAACCCCTTGCGAGGGCAGAACAACGTTCAAGGAGCGGCTCACATGGGCTGCGACCCCCGCCACCTTGCGGGCTACGCCCCCATCGAGTCCGGTCGGGCGCAGGTCGAGGCAGTCTGGGGCGCGCCGATCCCCAGCAGCCAGGGGCTCGATCTGATGGAAATGATGGACGCGGCGCGCGCGGGCCGGCTGAAGGCGCTCTACGCCATCGGGTACGACGTTCTGCTCACCAATCCAAACGCCAACGAGACACTGGAGGCGCTGTCGCAGCTCGATCTGCTCGTCGTTCAGGACATGTTCCTGAGCGAGACCGCGCGCCAGGTAGGGACGGTCTTTCTTCCCGCGGCGTCGTCCTTCGAGAAGGACGGCACGTTCATGAACTCGGAGCGCCGCATCCAGCGCGTACGGCGCGCGCTTCCGCCTCCCGAAGGAGCACGCGCGGACTGGCAGATTCTCTGCGCGCTGGCGGCAGCGATCGGTCGTCCGCACGGATTCACGTTCGCGTCCGCGGAAGAGATCTGGGAAGAGGTGCGTCGCGTCTGGAAGGCCGGAGCAGGCATCAGCTATCAGCGCATCGAGCGAGGCGGTTTGCAGTGGCCCTGCCCGTCCGAGGATCACCCCGGGACGCAGATCCTTCACCAGGGGACGTTTGCGAGCGGAGCACGCGCCGCCCTGCGCCGAGTCGAGTATCGAGGCGCAGCCGAACGGCCGACGGCCCAGTACCCGTTCGTCCTGGTCACCGGGCGAAGGCTGTACCAGTTCAACGCCGGGACGATGACCGGGCGGACCCTGAACATCGTGCTTCAGCCCCGCGACGAGCTCGCCATCGCGCCCGAGGATGCGGATCGGCTCGGGCTGCAATCCGGCGATCGCGTCGTCGTCCGCAGCCAGGACGGTGAGGCGACGATCTCGATCCGCGTGACCGACGAGGTGAGCCCTGGCGAAGTGTTCGCCACGTTCCAAAGCGGGGAGGTCTTCTTGAATCGAGTGACCAGCTCCCAGCGGGACTCGGTCACGCACACGCCGGAGTACAAGAGGACCGCCGTCGATCTCCGGCGTGCCAGCGGATGA
- a CDS encoding cytochrome P450: MNQANVDPYSVPLDKIDVSDAELFETDTLWGYFERLRAEDPVHYYAQGEWGPFWSITRHADVVTVEKDPEVFSSARSIVLQDPEPDFPLEAGFITMDGARHDAHRKVVQPVAAPRNLARLEPLIRERAIEILAGLPVGETFDWVDRVSIELTTGMLATLFDFPWEERRRLTRWSDITTADPEIDVSIVGTEEQRRAELMECLETFTKLWKQREGKVGERLDFVTALANSEETRGLTPLEYLGTLILLIVGGNDTTRNSISGGVVALNQFPDQYQKLRDDPSLITNMVSEIIRWQTPLAYMRRTATRDVELGGKRIRKGDKVAMWYVSANRDESVFEAPNELRIDRKNARQHLSFGLGVHFCMGSRLAEMQLRVLWEEVLKRFRTVELVGKPVRVRNSFVKGYSHLPVRLHKWS, encoded by the coding sequence ATGAATCAGGCCAACGTGGATCCCTACTCCGTCCCCCTCGACAAGATCGACGTCTCGGACGCGGAGCTCTTCGAAACAGACACGCTGTGGGGGTACTTCGAGCGCCTGCGCGCGGAAGATCCCGTCCACTACTACGCACAGGGCGAGTGGGGGCCGTTTTGGTCGATCACGAGACACGCCGACGTCGTCACGGTCGAGAAGGACCCCGAGGTGTTCTCCTCCGCGCGCAGCATCGTGCTCCAGGATCCCGAGCCCGACTTCCCGCTCGAAGCGGGCTTCATCACGATGGACGGGGCGAGGCACGACGCGCATCGCAAAGTCGTTCAGCCCGTCGCTGCGCCCCGCAACCTCGCCCGGCTCGAGCCACTGATTCGCGAGCGCGCGATCGAGATCCTGGCTGGGCTTCCCGTCGGCGAGACCTTCGACTGGGTCGACCGCGTCTCGATCGAGCTCACCACCGGCATGCTAGCGACCTTGTTCGACTTTCCCTGGGAGGAGCGCCGCAGGCTGACACGCTGGTCTGACATCACGACTGCCGACCCGGAGATCGACGTCTCGATCGTCGGCACCGAGGAGCAGCGCCGCGCCGAGCTGATGGAGTGCTTGGAGACATTCACCAAGCTGTGGAAGCAGCGCGAGGGAAAGGTCGGGGAGCGCCTGGACTTCGTGACTGCGCTCGCGAACTCGGAGGAGACGCGCGGGCTCACGCCGCTCGAGTATCTCGGGACGCTGATTCTCTTGATCGTCGGCGGGAACGACACCACGCGGAACTCGATTTCGGGTGGCGTCGTCGCGCTGAACCAGTTCCCGGACCAGTATCAGAAGCTGCGAGACGACCCGAGCCTGATCACCAACATGGTGAGCGAGATCATCCGCTGGCAGACACCGCTTGCATACATGCGGCGCACTGCGACGCGCGACGTGGAGCTCGGCGGGAAGAGGATCCGCAAGGGCGACAAGGTTGCCATGTGGTACGTGTCCGCGAACCGCGACGAGTCTGTGTTCGAGGCGCCGAACGAGCTCCGCATCGATCGCAAGAACGCGCGGCAACACCTGTCGTTCGGGCTCGGCGTCCACTTCTGCATGGGCAGCCGCCTGGCCGAGATGCAGCTGCGCGTGCTGTGGGAGGAGGTGCTGAAGCGATTCCGTACCGTGGAGCTGGTCGGCAAGCCGGTGCGCGTGCGCAACAGCTTCGTGAAGGGCTACAGCCACTTGCCCGTACGTCTTCACAAGTGGTCTTGA
- a CDS encoding zinc-binding dehydrogenase: protein MSSDTTGLQLRSTVKTGGILELSLARVATPEPKPDEVVVRIDASPINPSDLGLLFGGADMTTAKLSGAAPHLVVTASIPPAVLSSVAGRIDQSMPVGNEGAGVVVRAGASDEARALMGKTVAVLGGAMYSQYRTLNASQCLLLPPGTRPAEGASCFVNPLTALGMVETMRAEGHSALVHTAAASNLGQMLVKLCTKDGIPLVNIVRRAEHVEILRKLGAKHVLTSGTPTFMDELTEALVSTGATLAFDAIGGGALASQILSCMEAAATRAAKEYSRYGSTRHKQLYVYGRLDRGPTELTRDFGMAWGIGGWLLTAFMQKIGPAPAQKLRERVAAEIKTTFASHYDKEVSLVDALRLEEIAVYGKQATGKKYLINPNKGLVEVD from the coding sequence ATGTCGAGTGACACAACGGGGCTCCAGCTCCGGTCGACGGTGAAGACGGGCGGAATCCTCGAGCTGTCGCTGGCGCGTGTGGCGACGCCGGAGCCCAAGCCCGACGAAGTCGTGGTCCGGATCGACGCCAGCCCCATCAACCCGTCGGATCTGGGCTTGCTGTTTGGAGGCGCCGACATGACGACGGCGAAGCTGTCGGGCGCGGCGCCGCACCTGGTGGTCACTGCGAGCATCCCTCCCGCGGTGCTGAGCAGCGTCGCGGGACGTATCGATCAGTCGATGCCGGTCGGAAACGAGGGCGCCGGCGTCGTGGTGCGTGCGGGAGCCTCCGACGAAGCCCGGGCGCTCATGGGAAAGACCGTGGCGGTGCTCGGCGGGGCCATGTACTCGCAGTATCGCACCCTCAACGCGAGTCAGTGTCTGCTGTTGCCTCCCGGGACCAGGCCTGCGGAGGGCGCCTCGTGCTTCGTGAATCCGCTGACTGCCCTCGGCATGGTGGAGACCATGCGCGCGGAAGGTCACTCCGCGCTCGTCCACACGGCCGCGGCTTCGAACCTCGGCCAGATGCTGGTCAAGCTCTGCACCAAAGATGGGATCCCACTCGTCAACATCGTGCGTCGTGCGGAGCACGTCGAGATCCTGAGAAAGCTCGGCGCCAAGCACGTGCTGACGTCCGGAACGCCGACCTTCATGGACGAGCTCACGGAAGCTCTCGTCTCCACTGGCGCCACGCTCGCGTTCGATGCGATCGGCGGCGGCGCCCTCGCAAGCCAGATCCTCTCATGCATGGAAGCCGCGGCCACGCGCGCGGCAAAGGAATACAGCCGCTACGGCTCCACCAGGCACAAGCAGCTCTACGTGTACGGCCGATTGGACCGCGGCCCGACCGAACTGACCCGCGACTTCGGCATGGCCTGGGGAATCGGCGGCTGGCTGCTCACGGCGTTCATGCAGAAGATCGGTCCGGCACCGGCGCAGAAGCTCCGCGAGCGTGTCGCAGCGGAGATCAAGACCACCTTCGCCAGTCACTACGACAAGGAGGTCTCGCTCGTGGACGCGCTGCGCCTGGAGGAGATCGCCGTGTACGGCAAGCAAGCCACGGGAAAGAAGTATCTGATCAATCCCAACAAAGGGCTGGTCGAGGTCGACTGA
- a CDS encoding NADH-ubiquinone oxidoreductase-F iron-sulfur binding region domain-containing protein codes for MASFYHLRGASLAGRACAGTACFVARHRNAERWSTTSAAEPRVYCIGKCYASPSAFETTERPIIGVRTARPVVLERIAAGGAPTLARYTAAGGYRSLARALDMPPDRVIAEIEASGLRGRGGAGFPTGRKLRSLAAQCAVAKYVVMNADEGDPGAYIDRILLEDDPHAALEGLSIAAYATQATRGFIYLRREYPDALTRLGTALEDARAAGFLGEDVLHRGFRFDVDLVVGEGSYVCGEETALLHSIEGVRPFVRSRPPHPSERGLFGAPTVVNNVETLANLPWILGHGAHAYASMGFSESRGTKVLSLNSLFARPGLYEVELGIPVRHVVEEVGGGLARGTLRGVLIGGPLAGVLPPGQLDVPLAFEEMRAAGASVGHGGVIAFDEDTSIADLMHHVFSFGAYESCGRCTPCRLGARHIERMTRASDTDVPWDLATFEDLVSALGRTSLCGHGSGLAEFADSILRYYREELLACFASS; via the coding sequence GTGGCGTCCTTCTACCATCTCCGCGGTGCGTCACTCGCGGGGAGGGCCTGCGCCGGAACGGCCTGCTTCGTCGCGCGGCACCGCAACGCGGAGCGCTGGTCGACGACATCGGCTGCTGAGCCCCGCGTCTACTGCATCGGCAAGTGCTACGCGTCCCCCTCGGCGTTCGAGACGACCGAGCGACCCATCATCGGAGTCCGCACCGCACGGCCGGTCGTTCTCGAGCGCATCGCGGCGGGCGGCGCTCCTACGCTGGCTCGCTACACGGCGGCGGGCGGCTACCGCTCGCTCGCGCGCGCACTGGACATGCCGCCGGACCGAGTCATTGCAGAGATCGAGGCATCGGGCTTGCGCGGTCGCGGCGGCGCGGGCTTCCCCACCGGGCGGAAGCTTCGATCGCTTGCGGCACAGTGCGCGGTCGCGAAGTACGTCGTGATGAACGCCGATGAGGGGGATCCCGGCGCGTACATCGACCGCATCCTGCTCGAGGACGATCCGCACGCGGCGCTGGAAGGCTTGTCGATCGCCGCCTACGCAACGCAGGCGACGCGGGGCTTCATCTACCTCCGCCGCGAATACCCCGACGCGCTGACCCGCCTCGGGACCGCGCTCGAGGATGCCCGCGCAGCTGGCTTCCTCGGAGAGGACGTACTGCACCGAGGGTTCCGCTTCGACGTCGATCTCGTGGTCGGCGAGGGAAGCTACGTCTGCGGCGAGGAGACCGCGCTCCTCCATTCCATCGAGGGCGTTCGCCCGTTCGTCCGCAGTCGCCCACCGCACCCGAGCGAGCGAGGCCTCTTCGGGGCACCGACCGTGGTGAACAATGTCGAGACACTCGCCAACCTCCCATGGATCCTCGGCCACGGGGCGCACGCGTACGCCTCCATGGGCTTCTCCGAGAGCCGCGGGACGAAGGTCCTCTCGCTCAATTCGCTCTTCGCCAGGCCCGGGCTCTACGAGGTGGAGCTCGGCATCCCCGTGCGCCACGTCGTCGAAGAGGTGGGTGGGGGCCTGGCCCGGGGAACCCTGCGAGGCGTGCTGATCGGCGGCCCGCTCGCCGGCGTGCTTCCACCCGGCCAGCTCGACGTCCCCCTGGCGTTCGAGGAGATGCGTGCGGCCGGCGCATCGGTGGGCCACGGGGGAGTCATCGCCTTCGACGAAGACACCTCCATCGCGGACCTGATGCACCACGTGTTCTCGTTCGGGGCGTACGAGTCTTGCGGCCGCTGCACTCCGTGCCGGCTGGGAGCGCGGCACATCGAGCGAATGACGCGGGCCTCGGACACCGACGTACCTTGGGACCTTGCGACGTTCGAGGACCTCGTGTCGGCGCTCGGCCGCACCAGCTTGTGCGGGCATGGAAGCGGCCTCGCCGAATTCGCTGACAGCATTCTCCGCTACTACCGAGAGGAGCTCCTCGCATGCTTCGCCTCGTCGTGA